Proteins from one Paenibacillus amylolyticus genomic window:
- a CDS encoding PLP-dependent aminotransferase family protein, which yields MGKTLMMTDNSLKLYEQVIHYLVVRIEAGEWAEHEKLPSVRSLSELLGVHRLTVFKAYQELKERGNVYVKDKSGYYVSPATPYSVTDQADDPAVSAWLHWDSLARVQSLEAEFQFSKSLIDPALLPNRYWGELMRDLLDQYPRLLGTYSTIQGDLELRSALASHLTKKERFYLSADEVLITSGAQQAIDVISRTLVKPGDRVLMERPTYGPAMEIFRKQGARLVFTDIHPEGYDLEQIEHLMKSEKPRLFYMTPTFQNPTGMNVPVEQRKQLPELAEQYGCFLLEDDSTYDIYFKEKPPAPIFTYDTTGHTLYIRSYSKYVAPGLRIAAIICRQRFMPGLQAVKSLTDNGSPLLNQKLFLRYFQSERMHQHLSKLRTAIQLRMEVMEQCLLETDWTWTRPEGGLNFWAELPEGVDTGRLLHRCMEQSVAFVPGTVFDSSDHSASRKLRLSFSYAHEQQIREGMSRLITLAKEM from the coding sequence ATGGGCAAAACCTTGATGATGACAGATAACAGCCTGAAATTATATGAGCAAGTCATCCATTATCTCGTTGTGCGTATCGAAGCGGGAGAGTGGGCTGAACATGAAAAACTGCCATCTGTACGAAGCCTGTCCGAGCTGCTCGGCGTACATCGTCTGACCGTTTTCAAAGCCTATCAGGAGTTAAAGGAACGCGGTAATGTTTATGTGAAGGACAAGTCCGGCTATTATGTCAGTCCAGCAACGCCATACTCTGTAACAGATCAGGCGGATGATCCCGCCGTGTCTGCCTGGTTGCATTGGGACTCCCTCGCACGTGTGCAGTCACTTGAAGCCGAATTCCAGTTTTCCAAATCACTGATTGACCCCGCCCTGCTTCCCAATCGGTATTGGGGAGAACTGATGCGTGATCTGCTGGATCAATATCCCCGTCTGCTCGGAACGTACTCCACGATTCAGGGAGATCTGGAATTGCGTAGTGCGCTGGCAAGCCATCTAACGAAAAAAGAACGCTTCTACCTCTCCGCAGACGAGGTGCTCATTACATCGGGTGCCCAGCAAGCGATCGACGTCATCTCGCGGACGCTGGTCAAGCCTGGAGATCGGGTCTTGATGGAACGGCCTACGTATGGGCCGGCCATGGAGATTTTCCGCAAGCAAGGTGCCCGGCTCGTCTTCACCGACATTCATCCCGAGGGTTATGATCTGGAGCAGATCGAACATCTGATGAAGAGTGAGAAGCCGCGCCTCTTTTATATGACACCGACCTTTCAGAATCCAACCGGCATGAATGTTCCAGTAGAACAGCGCAAGCAGTTACCCGAACTTGCAGAACAGTATGGTTGTTTCCTGCTCGAAGACGACAGCACCTACGATATCTATTTTAAGGAGAAACCTCCTGCACCTATTTTTACCTACGACACTACGGGGCACACCCTGTACATTCGCAGCTATAGCAAGTATGTTGCACCCGGGCTGCGGATTGCAGCCATCATATGTCGTCAGCGCTTCATGCCAGGACTACAGGCAGTCAAATCATTGACAGATAACGGATCGCCTCTCCTGAACCAGAAGCTTTTCCTCCGTTATTTTCAGTCAGAACGCATGCATCAGCATCTGTCCAAGCTGCGAACGGCCATTCAGTTACGCATGGAAGTGATGGAACAATGTCTGCTGGAAACGGACTGGACGTGGACCCGACCCGAGGGTGGACTCAACTTTTGGGCAGAACTTCCTGAGGGCGTGGATACCGGAAGACTGCTTCACCGATGCATGGAGCAATCCGTAGCCTTTGTACCCGGAACCGTATTCGATTCTTCGGATCATTCAGCCAGTCGCAAGCTGCGTCTGTCCTTCTCTTATGCGCATGAGCAGCAGATTCGCGAAGGCATGAGCAGACTCATTACACTGGCCAAAGAAATGTAA
- the clpP gene encoding ATP-dependent Clp endopeptidase proteolytic subunit ClpP yields the protein MNVVPYVVEQTARGERSYDIYSRLLKDRIIMVSGEIEDQMANAIVAQLLFLTAEDPEKDIQMYINSPGGSVTAGFSIYDTMQFVKPDISTICTGMAASFGTILLVGGTKGKRMALPNSEIMIHQPHGGTRGQASDMLIHANRIIQHRQRLNQLLADHTGQSIERIEKDSDRDYFLTAAEAVEYGLVDKVISGP from the coding sequence ATGAATGTAGTACCCTATGTAGTGGAACAGACCGCTCGTGGTGAGCGGAGTTATGATATTTATTCACGTTTGCTCAAGGACCGGATCATTATGGTATCCGGAGAGATTGAGGATCAGATGGCAAATGCCATTGTGGCTCAGCTGTTATTTTTGACTGCAGAGGACCCGGAGAAGGATATTCAGATGTACATTAACAGCCCTGGTGGGTCAGTAACCGCGGGATTTTCGATCTATGACACCATGCAATTCGTGAAGCCGGATATCTCCACGATCTGTACAGGTATGGCGGCAAGTTTTGGTACGATATTGTTGGTGGGTGGAACAAAAGGTAAGCGTATGGCGTTGCCCAACAGTGAGATCATGATCCATCAGCCACATGGTGGTACGCGAGGGCAGGCGTCGGATATGCTGATTCATGCTAACCGCATCATTCAACATCGTCAACGTCTTAACCAACTGCTCGCTGACCATACAGGACAGTCGATTGAGCGGATTGAGAAGGACTCGGATCGAGACTATTTCCTGACCGCTGCTGAAGCAGTCGAATATGGATTGGTGGATAAGGTCATATCCGGTCCATAA
- a CDS encoding RNA polymerase sigma factor, protein MAFVKSVDCRINRPHDDGKPNKSHIETSGNAGTNQLNQSIHARLPELMGSLYAYCLSLTKSVPDTEDLVQETCLKVLSSSMAGSSGMNHDMNWEAYLIRIARNSWIDILRQRERLACKLDSLKPLLHEMEEERRFEELESAVQLLIDKLPPWQRVIYVLRELMGYKAAETAEMLDTTEGAVKAALSRARSAIAEVRHRLEQSDTEWQNEEGAVEENREELRSYLLAFRNGDTARIIDLCLNRTDDPMAVAGTILQQTLPSPSMRASDVRVLRFRYELNVVWRWVHGQHGCLNQGGDTHECSTLCSGTDRSW, encoded by the coding sequence ATGGCCTTTGTGAAGTCCGTGGATTGCAGAATCAACAGACCACATGATGATGGTAAACCAAATAAATCCCATATTGAAACCAGTGGTAACGCTGGAACTAACCAATTGAACCAAAGCATTCATGCGCGATTACCCGAACTGATGGGTTCGTTGTATGCGTATTGTTTGTCGCTGACGAAATCAGTTCCAGACACGGAGGATCTGGTTCAGGAGACCTGTCTGAAAGTATTGTCGTCGAGTATGGCTGGATCTTCCGGGATGAATCACGATATGAATTGGGAAGCTTATCTGATCCGTATTGCACGCAACAGCTGGATTGATATCTTACGTCAGCGTGAGAGATTGGCCTGTAAACTGGATAGCTTGAAGCCGCTCCTGCACGAAATGGAGGAAGAAAGGCGATTCGAGGAATTGGAGTCTGCCGTTCAACTTCTAATAGATAAGCTACCACCGTGGCAGCGAGTGATATATGTATTACGTGAATTAATGGGTTACAAGGCGGCAGAGACTGCGGAAATGTTGGATACGACAGAAGGCGCTGTGAAAGCAGCGTTAAGTCGAGCCCGCTCTGCCATAGCTGAGGTGCGGCACAGGTTGGAACAATCGGACACTGAGTGGCAGAATGAAGAGGGCGCAGTGGAGGAAAATCGGGAGGAATTGCGCAGTTATCTGCTGGCATTTCGTAATGGAGATACAGCCCGAATCATTGATCTGTGCCTGAACCGGACCGATGATCCGATGGCTGTGGCGGGGACAATTTTGCAGCAGACTTTGCCGTCTCCATCCATGCGAGCCAGTGATGTACGGGTACTCCGCTTCAGGTATGAACTCAATGTCGTATGGAGGTGGGTGCACGGTCAACATGGTTGCCTAAACCAAGGAGGCGACACACATGAATGTAGTACCCTATGTAGTGGAACAGACCGCTCGTGGTGA
- a CDS encoding MBL fold metallo-hydrolase — protein sequence MNQLTFLGTGDAMGVPRVYCDCDVCTEARLTGKNKRKRSSVLIDSSGDGASEQFMIDCGPDWRSQMEDQGLRMVHTLLITHAHFDHIGGLPEWADACRWLGVKGRLYAPREVIATIQGQFLWLGRHMDFLETDDDIELSGWKVRSWKVCHGHNGYSYAYRLDREGYSWAYCSDAIDLKTTEKVPLHGLDLLVLGTSFVHELAEFSTRSVYDMREAQELLRELKPGHTYFTHMSHDVDVRQNYNLDQGITIALTGMKVPLGTL from the coding sequence TTGAATCAGCTAACATTTCTGGGCACTGGCGATGCGATGGGCGTTCCACGTGTGTATTGTGATTGCGATGTATGTACCGAGGCGAGGCTTACGGGAAAGAACAAACGGAAACGCTCTTCTGTTCTGATTGACAGTAGTGGCGATGGTGCGAGTGAACAGTTCATGATTGATTGCGGACCGGACTGGAGATCACAGATGGAGGATCAGGGATTGCGTATGGTGCATACGCTGCTCATCACGCATGCCCATTTTGACCATATTGGCGGATTGCCGGAATGGGCGGATGCATGCCGCTGGTTGGGTGTAAAGGGACGTTTGTATGCACCGCGCGAAGTGATTGCGACCATTCAGGGACAGTTTCTATGGTTGGGGCGTCATATGGACTTTCTTGAAACGGATGATGATATTGAGCTCAGTGGCTGGAAAGTGCGTTCCTGGAAAGTATGTCATGGACATAACGGCTATTCGTACGCATATCGATTGGATCGGGAGGGGTATAGCTGGGCGTATTGTTCAGATGCCATTGACCTGAAAACAACGGAGAAAGTGCCGCTGCACGGATTGGATCTGTTGGTGCTCGGAACAAGCTTTGTGCATGAACTTGCGGAATTCTCCACACGTTCGGTGTATGATATGCGCGAGGCGCAGGAGCTGCTGCGGGAACTGAAACCGGGTCATACCTATTTTACACATATGTCTCATGACGTTGATGTACGGCAGAATTATAATCTGGATCAAGGCATTACGATTGCCCTTACGGGGATGAAGGTGCCGCTTGGAACCTTATAG
- a CDS encoding sulfate ABC transporter permease subunit: MRRLLIGLTFAVFIVLLIIPLGRIFIGAFEDGAGGFLKGLMRPEALHALMMTGLVVLVVTLLNTLFGIMMALYLVRAGWLSERIRGLLNSIVDLPYAVSPVIGGLMIVLMLGPNSIMGAFFEGIGFNVVYAFPGMVIATLFVTFPLMVREVMPVLQELGSQQEEAASTLGAYGWRTFWSVTWPSIRWAVVYGLVLTVARSLGEFGAVLVVSGNIMNKTQTATTLVYQDVENFNVAAANGVALVLVTFSVGLLLMMEWAKKRKEVH, encoded by the coding sequence ATGAGACGACTCTTAATCGGACTGACATTTGCGGTATTTATTGTACTGTTGATCATCCCGCTTGGACGCATTTTTATTGGTGCATTTGAAGACGGGGCAGGTGGATTCCTGAAAGGGCTGATGCGCCCTGAGGCGTTACACGCTTTGATGATGACCGGACTGGTAGTCCTGGTAGTCACCCTGTTAAATACATTGTTTGGCATCATGATGGCTCTGTATCTGGTTCGTGCCGGATGGCTGAGTGAACGGATAAGAGGGCTGCTGAACAGTATTGTAGACCTGCCTTATGCCGTATCTCCTGTCATTGGCGGTTTGATGATTGTATTGATGTTGGGACCTAACAGCATTATGGGCGCTTTTTTTGAAGGAATTGGATTCAATGTGGTCTACGCCTTCCCGGGTATGGTGATCGCAACGTTATTTGTTACCTTCCCACTGATGGTCAGAGAGGTGATGCCTGTCCTGCAGGAACTCGGTTCACAGCAAGAGGAGGCCGCATCTACACTGGGTGCCTACGGCTGGAGAACGTTCTGGAGTGTGACATGGCCTTCGATCCGCTGGGCGGTAGTGTATGGTCTGGTCTTGACGGTTGCGCGCTCGCTTGGGGAATTCGGTGCAGTGCTGGTTGTATCCGGCAATATTATGAACAAAACGCAGACAGCAACAACGCTGGTCTATCAGGATGTTGAGAATTTTAATGTAGCTGCCGCAAATGGTGTGGCATTGGTGCTGGTCACCTTCTCCGTCGGGCTGCTGCTCATGATGGAATGGGCCAAGAAGCGAAAGGAAGTGCATTGA
- the cysT gene encoding sulfate ABC transporter permease subunit CysT codes for MNTILRHKGWTWGFRSTVLLYFIVLIVLPIIGVYVNSFSEGWSNFAQSIMDPIAWKAVLLTIRLAVIATLINVVLGTMIAWVLTRYRFVGRSFLNSLVDLPFALPTAVGGLMIMLLLGPVSAIGKLAESMGFEIVFHQPAIVIAMTFVTFPFVIRAVQPLLEEIDPSEEEASYTMGASKARTFMQVILPSMAPGMISGGMLAFSRGLAEFGAVVLVAGNIPGRTLTASVFIYGEIESDNPTGAAAVSVLLLTLSFLILWLINLVQMRGRRR; via the coding sequence ATGAATACCATTCTTCGTCATAAGGGATGGACTTGGGGATTTCGCAGTACCGTATTGTTATATTTTATCGTACTTATTGTACTTCCAATCATCGGTGTATACGTCAATTCCTTCTCCGAAGGATGGAGCAACTTTGCTCAGAGCATTATGGACCCCATCGCGTGGAAAGCCGTGCTGCTGACGATTCGGCTAGCCGTGATTGCCACGCTGATTAATGTGGTTCTGGGCACGATGATTGCCTGGGTGCTGACAAGGTATCGCTTTGTAGGCCGATCGTTTCTGAACAGTCTGGTTGATCTCCCGTTTGCACTGCCAACAGCGGTGGGCGGTTTGATGATTATGCTGCTATTGGGGCCGGTCAGTGCCATCGGGAAACTGGCAGAATCCATGGGATTTGAAATTGTATTTCACCAGCCCGCAATTGTTATCGCGATGACCTTTGTCACGTTTCCGTTTGTGATCCGTGCAGTGCAGCCTTTGCTGGAAGAAATCGATCCTTCCGAGGAAGAGGCCTCGTACACGATGGGGGCATCCAAGGCTCGCACGTTCATGCAAGTGATTTTGCCGTCCATGGCACCTGGCATGATCAGCGGAGGGATGCTCGCTTTCTCCAGAGGACTGGCTGAATTCGGGGCTGTTGTGCTGGTGGCTGGCAACATTCCCGGAAGAACACTGACCGCTTCCGTATTCATCTACGGAGAGATTGAAAGTGACAATCCAACGGGAGCCGCTGCTGTATCCGTGTTGCTCCTGACGCTCTCCTTCCTGATCCTCTGGCTGATCAATCTGGTGCAGATGCGGGGGAGAAGACGATGA
- a CDS encoding secondary thiamine-phosphate synthase enzyme YjbQ has protein sequence MLYTKNISTSTRDEMKDITRDVKQAVLNSGVQNGTVLIYCPHTTAGIAINENADPDVKHDVLLRLDEVYPWEHPEYRHAEGNTASHLKSITTGPSQTVIIHEGRLLLGRWQGIYFCEFDGPREREYFLKIMEG, from the coding sequence ATGTTATATACGAAGAATATATCCACTTCCACACGAGATGAAATGAAGGATATCACACGGGACGTGAAGCAGGCTGTTCTGAATAGCGGAGTCCAGAATGGGACGGTGCTCATCTACTGCCCACATACGACAGCGGGTATTGCCATCAACGAAAATGCAGACCCCGATGTGAAACACGATGTCTTGTTGCGTCTGGACGAAGTGTACCCTTGGGAGCATCCCGAGTATCGACATGCCGAAGGCAATACAGCCTCTCACCTCAAATCGATCACAACAGGGCCATCACAGACGGTAATTATTCATGAAGGCAGGTTGCTGCTTGGCCGCTGGCAAGGCATTTACTTTTGCGAATTTGATGGGCCACGTGAGCGGGAATACTTTCTCAAAATCATGGAAGGCTAA
- a CDS encoding TetR/AcrR family transcriptional regulator, translated as MARRAVEQELSRERILEAARHLFITKGYRAISMRSIGQHLGYSHGSLYYHFKEKAELFYAIVVEDFNHLGHLLLQAMVRPVRDDVSKVEHIMMEFIRFGLENPYQYEIMFMIRDEELLSYCRTEQGRCFELFASIIRQYMNEENCTEEDIQRVPRTLFLAMHGFISYYIQDRLTFKEIESSALSHVKVLCRNLGQQPGVQ; from the coding sequence ATGGCTAGAAGAGCAGTCGAACAGGAGTTGTCGAGGGAGCGGATACTGGAGGCGGCGAGGCACCTTTTTATTACCAAAGGATACCGCGCCATTTCGATGCGAAGCATCGGCCAGCATCTAGGCTATAGTCATGGGTCGCTGTATTATCACTTTAAGGAAAAGGCAGAGCTGTTCTATGCCATCGTGGTTGAAGATTTCAATCATCTGGGGCATTTGTTGCTGCAAGCTATGGTCAGGCCGGTCCGTGATGATGTGAGCAAAGTAGAGCATATTATGATGGAGTTTATTCGCTTTGGTCTGGAGAACCCATATCAGTACGAAATTATGTTTATGATCAGGGACGAAGAATTGCTGTCTTATTGTCGTACCGAACAGGGACGTTGCTTCGAATTATTTGCATCGATTATTCGGCAGTACATGAATGAAGAAAATTGTACGGAAGAGGATATTCAAAGGGTACCGCGTACGCTATTTTTGGCTATGCACGGATTCATCTCTTATTACATTCAGGACCGTTTAACGTTTAAGGAGATTGAATCGTCTGCATTGTCTCATGTCAAAGTGCTGTGCCGCAATCTGGGTCAGCAGCCTGGCGTCCAATAA
- a CDS encoding YigZ family protein translates to MIERYRTVRGPGNLEIVIKKSRFIGHIMPVTTEEEAVAFIDEIKKKHWNATHNCSAYMIGERDEIQKQSDDGEPSGTAGKPILEVIKNQKLKNVAIVVTRYFGGIMLGAGGLIRAYTDGAVAAIEAGEAITNVLHREVFVELDYTWLGKVENELRSREVRTGETGFTDKVTLTCLPPDSETEAFVAWITDLTQGQSRITEGQRLYFIEGE, encoded by the coding sequence ATGATTGAACGTTATCGCACGGTTCGAGGACCGGGCAATCTGGAAATTGTCATCAAGAAGTCGCGATTTATCGGTCATATTATGCCGGTCACGACAGAGGAAGAGGCTGTTGCCTTCATCGATGAGATCAAGAAAAAACATTGGAATGCGACTCATAACTGCTCTGCGTACATGATTGGGGAGCGGGATGAGATCCAGAAGCAATCCGATGACGGGGAACCCAGCGGAACAGCAGGGAAACCCATTCTTGAAGTGATCAAGAATCAGAAATTAAAAAATGTGGCAATTGTAGTTACACGATACTTCGGGGGAATTATGCTTGGAGCCGGTGGGTTGATTCGCGCTTATACGGATGGAGCTGTTGCAGCCATTGAAGCCGGAGAAGCCATTACCAACGTGCTGCATCGTGAAGTGTTTGTTGAACTGGATTATACGTGGCTGGGTAAAGTGGAAAATGAGTTAAGAAGCCGGGAAGTCCGTACAGGTGAAACTGGATTCACCGATAAGGTTACGTTGACTTGTCTTCCGCCGGATAGTGAAACCGAGGCATTTGTAGCCTGGATCACGGATTTGACGCAAGGGCAATCCCGGATCACGGAGGGACAGCGGCTTTATTTTATTGAAGGGGAATAA